The sequence ACATCCTCGAGGTCAAGAACCCCGAGACCGAGGCGCAGCTCGTCGCGCAGGGCGTGGCCGAGCAGCTCGCCGGTCGCGTGCAGTTCCGCCGCGCGATGCGCAAGGCGATGCAGACCGCGATGCGCTCGGGCGCCAAGGGTGTCCGCATCCAGTGCTCGGGTCGCCTCAACGGTGCCGAGATGTCGCGCACGGAGTTCTACCGTGAGGGCCAGGTGCCGCTGCACACGCTGCGTGCCGACATCGACTACGGCGCCTACGAGGCCCGCACGACCTTCGGCCGCATCGGCGTGAAGGTCTGGATCTACAAGGGCGAGGTCGCCGGCACCCGTGCCGAGCGCCAGGCCCAGGCCGCGGCCCGCGCGGGCGTCCCCGGTCGTGGTGGCCGCGGTGGCGGCCGCGGTGGCGCACGCCGTCCGGCTCGCGGTGACCGCCCGACCCGTTCGGGTCGCGCGGACTCCTCCTCCGCCGGCGCCGAGGCGCCCGCGGAGCAGACCGCAGGAAAGGAGTCCTGAGCCATGTTGATGCCCAAGCGCACCAAGTACCGCAAGCCCCACGCGCCCAAGCGCAAGGGGATGGCGAAGGGCGGCACCAAGCTGGCCTTCGGTGACTACGGCATCCAGGCGGTCGAGGGTCACTACGTGACCAACCGCCAGATCGAGGCTGCTCGTATCGCCATGACCCGCCACATCAAGCGTGGCGGCAAGGTGTGGATCAACATCTTC comes from Nocardioides panacisoli and encodes:
- the rpsC gene encoding 30S ribosomal protein S3, with product MGQKINPNGFRLGISTDHKSRWYADKDYKAYVGEDVAIRKLLSKGMERAGIAKVEIERTRDRVRVDIHTARPGIVIGRRGAEADRIRGDLEKLTGKQVQLNILEVKNPETEAQLVAQGVAEQLAGRVQFRRAMRKAMQTAMRSGAKGVRIQCSGRLNGAEMSRTEFYREGQVPLHTLRADIDYGAYEARTTFGRIGVKVWIYKGEVAGTRAERQAQAAARAGVPGRGGRGGGRGGARRPARGDRPTRSGRADSSSAGAEAPAEQTAGKES